Proteins encoded together in one Bacteroides ovatus window:
- a CDS encoding BT_3987 domain-containing protein, with protein sequence MKNNINRLTLLLLVLLGGVGFTSCSDDDNDFIELPTIEMPQSEAGPVSIDYREILDAGSYVYDYTIKLDKPAATTLLCDIAVDESMVEAYNAANNTSYKMMPAFVYELQAKNAIVKAGQQESNSLSVKFSSLFGLVEGEEYLLPIVATIDETCVGQFVTDTRSVSYFTISIDGELDYIPGLNMSSYSTDMYRTLSFANDEVVTIEDNTHTFEMLVYPYNWHSGTNYIGTWRGKDTNNNNEVFSGCELRVTGATGASNIGNRQCDLTLANQNITLPANQWVRLTITCDGTKTGQNTEVAYRLYINGEEVASAKPTKRWGPSSSQRFKVGYTLTGIQFGNTSSSMYFDGLISDIRMWKKCLTAEEVKANLRTIASPSSSDLYGYWKLDEGEGNTLKDSSGNGRDLTFPASANIIWNAEFNDLPQDN encoded by the coding sequence ATGAAAAACAATATAAATAGATTAACTCTCCTTTTGCTTGTTTTATTGGGAGGAGTAGGATTCACATCTTGTTCGGATGATGACAATGATTTTATTGAATTGCCGACAATAGAGATGCCACAGTCGGAGGCAGGACCTGTTTCTATTGATTATAGGGAGATACTGGATGCAGGAAGCTATGTTTATGATTATACTATCAAACTGGATAAACCTGCTGCTACTACTTTATTGTGTGACATTGCCGTGGACGAAAGTATGGTAGAGGCTTATAACGCTGCAAATAACACATCTTATAAGATGATGCCCGCTTTTGTCTATGAGTTGCAAGCTAAAAATGCGATAGTGAAGGCAGGACAGCAAGAATCCAATTCCTTATCAGTTAAGTTTTCATCATTGTTCGGTTTGGTGGAAGGTGAAGAATATTTGCTTCCTATTGTTGCAACAATAGATGAAACGTGTGTAGGACAATTTGTAACGGACACTCGTTCTGTTTCTTATTTTACGATTAGCATTGATGGGGAATTGGATTATATACCGGGATTGAATATGAGTTCTTATTCAACGGATATGTATCGTACGTTAAGTTTCGCAAATGATGAAGTAGTTACGATTGAAGATAATACACATACGTTTGAAATGCTTGTATATCCATATAATTGGCACAGTGGAACTAATTATATAGGTACATGGCGTGGTAAGGATACCAACAATAATAATGAGGTTTTTAGTGGTTGTGAACTACGTGTAACTGGTGCAACGGGAGCGTCTAATATTGGTAATCGTCAATGTGACTTGACATTGGCTAATCAAAATATAACGTTGCCGGCTAATCAATGGGTTAGGTTGACTATTACTTGTGACGGAACAAAAACGGGCCAGAATACTGAGGTTGCTTATCGTTTATATATTAACGGTGAGGAAGTTGCTTCTGCAAAACCTACTAAACGTTGGGGACCATCCTCTTCTCAAAGATTCAAGGTGGGATATACGTTGACTGGTATTCAGTTTGGTAATACAAGTTCAAGTATGTATTTTGATGGTCTGATTTCTGATATTCGTATGTGGAAGAAGTGTCTGACGGCGGAAGAAGTAAAAGCTAACTTGCGTACAATAGCTTCTCCATCTTCGTCGGACTTATATGGCTATTGGAAATTGGATGAAGGAGAAGGAAATACATTGAAGGACAGTTCGGGCAATGGGCGTGATTTAACTTTCCCTGCTTCGGCAAATATCATTTGGAATGCAGAATTCAATGATTTGCCTCAAGATAATTAA
- a CDS encoding DUF1573 domain-containing protein: MMKRFMSALIVLLCSIVGVCAQQQGKTVLRFDTTTWNFGNIQEVEGKVSHTFHFTNIHTSPVVIEEVISTCGCAIPVYSKQPVKPGHTGTITVTFDPKGRTNFFSKSIRVVSNSGQSVNTLWVKGTINTMNRIEDEYPYSLSSDILADRMTLSYDLLQHNGRPKQLEIRIYNRSDKMVRLSYSLLDKSGCLSISMPSSLQGRSCATIKITASPLKGFYGTFKDKIIISANSVHSSPIQIFGTVIDDMRKVSTATAPRMKCSQSYFNFGNISLKKHIQRKVKVTNEGANPLIIRKIECPEFVSTNIRGEKVLKQNECLEVLFELNVSSSNHLLDAKVKLITNDAHQPVHTVIFEGEMGK; encoded by the coding sequence ATGATGAAACGTTTTATGTCAGCTTTGATCGTTTTACTGTGCTCTATTGTTGGCGTATGTGCTCAACAACAGGGAAAAACTGTATTACGTTTTGATACTACTACTTGGAATTTTGGTAATATTCAGGAAGTAGAAGGCAAAGTGAGTCATACTTTTCATTTTACTAATATACATACTTCTCCTGTTGTGATTGAAGAAGTGATTTCAACTTGTGGGTGTGCCATTCCTGTTTATAGTAAACAACCTGTAAAACCAGGGCATACAGGCACTATTACCGTAACTTTCGATCCTAAAGGGCGAACAAACTTTTTCTCTAAGAGTATAAGGGTTGTTTCTAATTCAGGGCAAAGTGTCAATACTCTTTGGGTAAAAGGTACGATAAATACAATGAATCGTATAGAGGATGAATATCCTTATTCTTTATCATCAGATATTCTGGCAGACCGAATGACTCTATCTTATGATTTGTTACAGCATAATGGGAGGCCAAAACAATTGGAAATTAGAATCTATAACCGATCGGATAAAATGGTCAGGTTGTCATACTCGCTGTTGGATAAGAGTGGATGTTTGTCGATATCTATGCCATCATCTCTTCAAGGTCGATCTTGTGCGACTATAAAAATAACAGCTTCTCCTTTAAAAGGCTTTTACGGTACATTTAAAGATAAGATTATTATTAGTGCCAATTCCGTACACAGTTCTCCTATACAAATCTTTGGTACAGTGATTGATGATATGAGAAAAGTAAGCACGGCAACTGCTCCCCGGATGAAGTGTTCACAATCTTATTTTAATTTTGGGAATATCTCATTAAAAAAGCATATTCAGAGAAAAGTTAAAGTTACTAATGAAGGGGCGAATCCTCTTATTATCCGCAAAATAGAATGTCCGGAATTTGTTTCTACTAATATCCGGGGTGAAAAGGTTTTGAAGCAAAATGAGTGTCTGGAGGTTCTGTTTGAATTAAATGTATCATCTTCAAACCATCTATTGGATGCAAAGGTCAAGTTGATAACAAATGATGCTCATCAGCCTGTACATACAGTTATATTTGAAGGGGAAATGGGTAAGTAG